Proteins from one Gimesia maris genomic window:
- the rfbC gene encoding dTDP-4-dehydrorhamnose 3,5-epimerase: MDIQQTEFPGLVIITPRVFSDDRGFFKETFQQERYEQAGIPGPFVQDNHSRSSAGILRGLHFQIHRPQAKLVFAVEGEILDVCVDLRKNSPTFGKSISVLLSAENHKQLFVPAGFAHGFYVLSPRADFMYKCTDYYFPEHERTLLWNDPALEIEWPLSDEPILSEKDRKGLPLSECEIFESL; this comes from the coding sequence ATGGATATACAACAGACTGAATTTCCCGGCTTAGTGATCATCACCCCCCGCGTTTTTTCTGATGATCGTGGTTTCTTCAAAGAGACCTTTCAGCAGGAACGCTATGAACAGGCAGGAATACCAGGACCTTTTGTACAGGACAACCACTCACGGTCCTCTGCTGGTATCCTGCGTGGATTACATTTTCAGATTCACCGTCCCCAGGCAAAACTGGTTTTTGCAGTGGAAGGCGAAATCCTGGATGTCTGTGTTGATCTCAGAAAGAATTCTCCCACATTCGGGAAATCGATTTCGGTTCTGCTGTCGGCAGAGAACCATAAACAACTCTTCGTGCCTGCTGGATTCGCCCACGGCTTTTATGTTCTCAGCCCGCGTGCAGACTTCATGTATAAATGCACTGACTATTATTTTCCAGAACATGAGCGAACCCTGCTGTGGAATGATCCTGCTTTAGAAATCGAATGGCCTCTCTCAGACGAACCAATTCTGTCTGAAAAAGACCGTAAGGGACTTCCTCTCTCGGAATGTGAAATATTCGAATCACTATGA
- the pdxA gene encoding 4-hydroxythreonine-4-phosphate dehydrogenase PdxA: MKLPLIALTMGDVSGIGPQLLDVLCSGSEIFQICRPVVYGNAAVLRRASQQSGSQLQIREIESISDSLEFRVGIANCIDRGNSNVAEVVPCQIDARSGQGAYDYLVSAIDDCLSGEMDAITTAPLNKESLRLAGIDYPGHTEILADRCGVADYGMMLYLPHGAAIQSPAGLGIVHTTLHTSIASVPGLLSTDAIFEKIRLISGLMQKMGVAHPRVAVCALNPHAGEHGLFGDEEARIISPAVEQAIQSGLDATGPLPADTLIRRAVRGEFDAVVAMYHDQGHIPFKLLGFDQAVNITLGLPIVRTSPSHGTAFDIAWSDTVPETRGIIEATKAAARLSQHQAHR; the protein is encoded by the coding sequence ATGAAATTGCCTCTCATCGCATTGACCATGGGTGATGTCTCAGGCATTGGTCCGCAATTGCTGGACGTGCTCTGCAGCGGCTCTGAAATTTTTCAGATCTGTCGGCCTGTTGTTTATGGGAATGCTGCTGTTCTCCGACGTGCATCACAACAATCCGGCTCCCAACTTCAGATCCGTGAAATCGAATCCATTTCAGACAGTCTGGAATTCCGGGTGGGAATCGCGAACTGTATTGATCGTGGTAACTCGAATGTCGCCGAGGTTGTCCCGTGTCAAATTGATGCCCGCTCTGGCCAGGGTGCCTATGATTATCTGGTGAGTGCCATTGATGATTGCCTGTCCGGAGAGATGGATGCCATTACCACAGCTCCTCTGAATAAGGAATCGCTCCGACTGGCCGGCATTGATTACCCCGGTCATACCGAAATTCTGGCTGACCGCTGTGGCGTCGCTGATTATGGTATGATGCTCTATCTGCCACATGGTGCTGCAATCCAGTCTCCTGCCGGTCTGGGAATCGTCCACACCACATTACATACATCAATTGCCAGCGTTCCCGGTTTACTCAGCACTGACGCGATATTTGAAAAAATCAGACTCATCTCGGGACTGATGCAAAAAATGGGAGTTGCCCACCCCCGAGTAGCCGTCTGTGCTTTGAATCCGCACGCGGGTGAGCATGGTCTGTTCGGCGATGAAGAAGCACGCATCATCTCCCCCGCAGTCGAACAGGCGATTCAATCAGGGCTTGACGCGACCGGCCCCTTGCCAGCAGACACCCTGATTCGCAGAGCTGTCCGTGGTGAGTTCGATGCCGTCGTCGCCATGTATCACGATCAGGGTCATATTCCCTTTAAATTGCTCGGTTTTGATCAGGCAGTCAACATCACACTCGGTCTGCCAATCGTGAGAACCAGCCCCAGCCATGGCACAGCCTTTGACATTGCCTGGAGTGATACTGTCCCTGAAACCCGAGGCATCATCGAAGCGACCAAAGCTGCTGCCAGGTTGTCGCAGCATCAGGCACATCGATAA
- a CDS encoding histidine phosphatase family protein has protein sequence MKLSKMVPHPETDVTNLLLIRHGATPPNEQRPFILQGCGINPSLSESGQKQAAALGQFLSSTSPIHHVYCSPMIRARETAEAICEPLGLTPQEVAEIHECDVGLWEGKSWDIIMQEFPEAYDAFIHDPYQNRYEGGESYGDVLNRTEPAIQSLLDRHLGETIVVVAHNVVNRVYLARVLGLEISKAKDLAQTNTGINLIRYQQGETKVITMNSIFHLNGIPH, from the coding sequence ATGAAACTTTCTAAAATGGTACCTCACCCGGAAACGGATGTCACAAACCTGCTGTTGATCCGCCATGGGGCCACGCCTCCCAATGAACAGCGTCCCTTCATCCTGCAGGGGTGTGGGATCAACCCCAGTCTGAGTGAATCAGGTCAAAAACAGGCTGCCGCATTAGGCCAGTTCCTTTCGTCCACCAGTCCGATCCATCATGTTTACTGCAGCCCCATGATTCGAGCCCGGGAAACTGCTGAAGCGATCTGTGAACCACTGGGGTTGACTCCTCAAGAAGTGGCTGAAATCCATGAATGCGATGTAGGTCTCTGGGAGGGAAAATCCTGGGACATAATCATGCAGGAATTTCCCGAAGCTTATGATGCGTTCATACATGATCCGTATCAAAACCGGTATGAAGGGGGAGAATCGTACGGCGATGTGCTCAACCGGACAGAGCCTGCCATCCAGAGTCTGCTGGACCGGCATCTGGGAGAAACGATTGTCGTGGTTGCGCACAACGTGGTGAACCGGGTGTACCTCGCGCGGGTGCTGGGTCTGGAAATAAGCAAGGCCAAAGATCTTGCACAGACCAATACCGGGATCAACCTCATCCGTTACCAGCAGGGCGAAACGAAAGTCATCACGATGAACTCCATCTTTCACCTGAATGGGATTCCGCACTGA